From one Oceanimonas doudoroffii genomic stretch:
- a CDS encoding PilZ domain-containing protein: MSHRYLDDEELAMLNEVFRQQHAEPPLSLSIHMDAALRPLLSDASTLELTLTLDGIYLIFPLSLDQRQEHAEEARLCVPEIISGGVQERAWRLPSPAGVRLLRDNGLPLAADIADLSVSGMQLVSAHPLFRQQVSRRVLLELNDGQRLPMQLELLRKRRQRGVCISSVQFELAIADRLALSEFVFREFLKSREQERR, translated from the coding sequence ATGTCTCACCGATACCTTGACGATGAAGAGCTGGCCATGCTGAACGAGGTGTTTCGTCAGCAACATGCCGAGCCCCCGCTCAGCCTGTCCATTCACATGGACGCGGCACTGCGCCCCTTGCTGTCCGATGCCTCGACCCTGGAGCTGACCCTGACACTGGATGGTATCTATCTGATCTTTCCCCTCAGCCTGGATCAGCGCCAGGAGCATGCCGAAGAGGCCCGCCTGTGTGTGCCCGAGATTATCTCCGGCGGGGTCCAGGAACGGGCCTGGCGCCTGCCCTCACCCGCCGGGGTGCGGCTGTTGCGCGACAACGGCCTACCGCTCGCGGCGGACATTGCCGATCTCTCGGTCAGCGGCATGCAGCTGGTCTCGGCACATCCCTTGTTCCGGCAGCAGGTCAGCCGACGGGTATTGCTGGAGCTGAACGACGGCCAGCGCTTACCGATGCAGCTGGAGTTGTTGCGCAAACGGCGTCAACGGGGCGTGTGCATCAGTTCGGTGCAGTTTGAGCTGGCCATTGCCGACAGGCTGGCGTTGTCGGAATTCGTGTTTCGGGAGTTTCTGAAAAGCAGGGAGCAGGAGCGGCGCTGA
- the rlmE gene encoding 23S rRNA (uridine(2552)-2'-O)-methyltransferase RlmE — MGKKKRSASSTRWLKEHFDDKYVQQAQKKGLRSRAVFKLEELQGRDKLLRAGMTVVDLGAAPGGWSQYATEQVGQAGKVIACDILPMDPIAGVDFLQGDFRDENVLNALLERVGDDKVDVLLSDMAPNMSGTPEVDQPRAMYLVELALDMCRQVLASRGSFVVKVFQGAGFDEFLGEVRRSFATVKVRKPDSSRARSREVYIVATGFKL, encoded by the coding sequence ATGGGCAAAAAGAAACGCTCGGCCAGCTCAACCCGCTGGCTGAAGGAACATTTTGACGACAAATATGTACAACAGGCGCAAAAGAAGGGCCTGCGCTCGCGAGCCGTATTCAAGCTGGAAGAACTGCAGGGCCGCGACAAACTGCTGCGTGCCGGCATGACGGTGGTGGATCTGGGGGCCGCCCCGGGTGGCTGGAGTCAGTACGCCACCGAGCAGGTGGGCCAGGCCGGCAAGGTTATCGCCTGTGACATTCTGCCCATGGACCCCATTGCCGGCGTCGATTTTCTGCAGGGTGACTTCCGTGACGAAAACGTGCTCAATGCGTTGCTGGAACGGGTAGGGGACGACAAGGTGGATGTGCTGCTGTCGGACATGGCGCCGAACATGAGTGGCACGCCCGAAGTGGACCAGCCCAGGGCCATGTACCTGGTGGAGCTGGCCCTGGATATGTGCCGGCAGGTACTTGCTTCCAGAGGCAGTTTCGTGGTGAAAGTGTTCCAGGGGGCCGGATTTGATGAATTTCTCGGTGAAGTACGCCGGTCTTTTGCTACGGTCAAGGTAAGAAAACCAGACTCTTCCCGGGCTCGTTCCCGCGAAGTCTACATTGTGGCTACAGGTTTTAAACTGTAG
- the dnaJ gene encoding molecular chaperone DnaJ, whose amino-acid sequence MSKRDYYEVLGVSKGADEREIKKAYKRMAMKYHPDRNKDDADAADKFKEATEAYEVLTDAQKRAAYDQFGHDAVNGQHGGHGGFGGGADFSDIFGDVFGDIFGGGRGRQQRSARGSDLRYNMELTLEEAVRGVTKEIKVPTLVGCDVCDGSGAKPGTQAKTCPTCHGHGQVQMRQGFFTVQQPCPHCRGKGKIISDPCTTCHGEGRYQKTKTLSVKIPAGVDTGDRIRLSGEGEAGEAGAPAGDLYVQMHVREHEIFVRDGNNLFCEVPISYTAAALGGEVEVPTLDGRVKLKIPAETQTGRMFRLKGKGVRSARNGQLGDLVCKVYIETPVNLTEEQKELLRQLEDSCGGSAAKKHRPKSEGFFDGVKRFFDDLTR is encoded by the coding sequence ATGTCGAAACGAGATTACTATGAGGTGCTTGGCGTCTCCAAGGGAGCCGACGAGCGCGAAATAAAGAAAGCCTACAAGCGAATGGCGATGAAATATCATCCCGATCGCAACAAGGACGATGCCGACGCGGCCGACAAGTTCAAGGAAGCCACCGAGGCCTACGAGGTGCTCACCGATGCCCAGAAGCGGGCGGCCTACGACCAGTTTGGCCACGATGCGGTTAATGGTCAGCACGGTGGCCACGGCGGTTTTGGCGGCGGTGCCGATTTCAGTGATATTTTCGGTGACGTATTCGGCGACATCTTCGGCGGCGGACGGGGCCGGCAGCAGCGTTCTGCCCGCGGATCGGATCTGCGCTACAACATGGAGCTGACCCTGGAAGAAGCGGTCAGGGGCGTGACCAAAGAGATCAAGGTGCCCACCCTGGTCGGCTGTGATGTCTGTGACGGCAGCGGCGCCAAGCCGGGTACCCAGGCCAAGACCTGCCCCACCTGCCATGGCCATGGCCAGGTGCAGATGCGTCAGGGCTTTTTCACCGTGCAGCAACCCTGCCCTCATTGCCGCGGCAAGGGCAAGATCATCAGTGATCCCTGCACCACGTGTCATGGCGAAGGTCGTTACCAGAAGACCAAAACCCTGTCGGTGAAAATTCCGGCGGGTGTGGACACCGGCGATCGCATTCGCCTGTCCGGCGAAGGGGAGGCGGGTGAAGCCGGCGCCCCGGCGGGTGACCTCTACGTGCAGATGCACGTGCGTGAGCACGAAATTTTCGTGCGCGACGGCAACAACCTGTTCTGCGAAGTGCCCATCAGCTACACCGCCGCGGCCCTGGGAGGCGAGGTGGAAGTGCCCACCCTGGACGGCCGGGTCAAGCTCAAGATCCCCGCCGAAACCCAGACCGGTCGCATGTTCCGGCTCAAGGGCAAGGGCGTGCGTTCGGCCCGCAACGGCCAGCTCGGGGATCTGGTGTGCAAGGTCTACATCGAGACTCCGGTGAACCTGACCGAAGAGCAGAAGGAGCTGCTGCGTCAGCTCGAGGACTCCTGCGGCGGCTCCGCGGCCAAGAAGCACAGGCCCAAGTCGGAAGGCTTCTTTGACGGGGTGAAGCGTTTCTTTGACGATTTGACCCGCTAA
- the ftsH gene encoding ATP-dependent zinc metalloprotease FtsH, with protein sequence MSDMAKNLILWLVIAVVLMSVFQSFSPGEPSGRQTDYSTFVQEVAQGQIREVRMDGQTINGVKRSGDRFTTIMPSEDPQLLNDLLNNNVRVVGEKPEEPSLLTSIFISWFPMLLLIGVWVFFMRQMQGGGGKGAMTFGKSRARLMSEDQVKTTFADVAGCDEAKEDVKELVDYLRDPSRFQKLGGRIPTGILLVGPPGTGKTLLAKAIAGEAKVPFFTISGSDFVEMFVGVGASRVRDMFEQAKKSAPCIVFIDEIDAVGRQRGAGLGGGHDEREQTLNQMLVEMDGFEGNEGVIVIAATNRPDVLDPALLRPGRFDRQVVVGLPDVRGREQILKVHMRRVPLGDDVEASLIARGTPGFSGADLANLVNEAALFAARGGRRLVSMEEFEKAKDKIMMGAERRSMVMSESEKEMTAYHEAGHAIVGRIVPEHDPVYKVSIIPRGRALGVTMYLPEQDRFSYSKQHLESMISSLYGGRLAEEIIYGFDKVTTGASNDIERATEIAHKMVTQWGLSEKMGPLLYAEEEGEVFLGRSAAKSKHMSDETAKLIDAEVKQVIERNFNRAKQILNDNIDILHAMKDALMKYETIDARQIDDLMARRDVRPPADWKDEHGDKPQGPTAGTGDKQEESEDKKATSPDLNKPGDATSN encoded by the coding sequence TTGAGTGACATGGCGAAAAACTTGATCCTGTGGTTGGTCATTGCCGTGGTGTTGATGTCGGTATTCCAGAGCTTCAGCCCCGGCGAACCGTCCGGCCGCCAGACGGATTATTCCACCTTTGTGCAGGAAGTGGCCCAGGGCCAGATCCGTGAAGTGCGTATGGACGGCCAGACCATCAACGGCGTCAAGCGCAGCGGTGATCGGTTTACTACCATTATGCCTTCCGAAGATCCTCAGCTGCTTAACGATCTGCTCAACAATAATGTGCGGGTAGTGGGCGAAAAGCCGGAAGAGCCAAGCCTGCTGACGTCCATCTTTATTTCCTGGTTCCCCATGCTGCTGCTGATCGGCGTCTGGGTGTTCTTTATGCGCCAGATGCAGGGCGGTGGCGGCAAAGGCGCCATGACCTTCGGCAAGAGCCGGGCGCGGCTGATGAGCGAAGATCAGGTGAAAACCACCTTTGCCGACGTGGCCGGCTGTGACGAGGCCAAGGAAGACGTGAAGGAGCTGGTGGATTACCTGCGTGATCCCAGCCGCTTCCAGAAGCTGGGTGGCCGAATTCCTACCGGTATTCTGCTGGTAGGTCCGCCCGGCACAGGTAAGACCCTGCTGGCCAAGGCCATTGCCGGCGAGGCCAAGGTGCCCTTCTTTACCATCTCCGGCTCCGATTTTGTGGAAATGTTCGTGGGTGTGGGCGCCTCCCGAGTGCGCGACATGTTCGAACAGGCCAAGAAGTCCGCGCCCTGTATTGTGTTTATCGATGAAATCGATGCCGTCGGTCGCCAGCGTGGTGCCGGTCTGGGTGGCGGGCACGATGAGCGCGAGCAGACCCTGAACCAGATGCTGGTGGAAATGGACGGCTTTGAAGGCAACGAGGGCGTTATTGTCATCGCCGCCACCAACCGCCCCGACGTGCTCGACCCCGCACTGCTGCGTCCGGGCCGTTTCGACCGCCAGGTAGTGGTAGGGCTGCCCGATGTACGTGGCCGTGAGCAGATCCTCAAGGTACACATGCGTCGTGTACCGCTGGGCGACGACGTAGAGGCTTCCCTGATTGCCCGGGGTACCCCTGGCTTCAGTGGTGCCGATCTGGCCAACCTGGTGAACGAGGCCGCCCTGTTTGCCGCCCGTGGCGGTCGCCGTCTGGTATCGATGGAAGAGTTCGAAAAGGCCAAGGACAAGATCATGATGGGTGCCGAGCGCCGCTCCATGGTGATGTCCGAGTCCGAAAAGGAAATGACTGCCTATCACGAAGCCGGTCACGCCATTGTGGGCCGTATCGTGCCCGAGCACGATCCCGTGTACAAGGTGTCCATCATACCTCGTGGCCGTGCCTTGGGTGTGACCATGTACCTGCCCGAGCAGGACAGGTTCAGCTACAGCAAGCAGCACCTGGAGTCGATGATTTCCAGCCTGTACGGCGGCCGCTTGGCGGAAGAAATCATCTATGGCTTTGACAAGGTGACCACGGGCGCGTCCAACGACATCGAGCGGGCCACCGAAATCGCCCACAAGATGGTGACCCAGTGGGGTCTGTCCGAAAAAATGGGCCCCCTGCTGTATGCGGAAGAAGAGGGCGAGGTGTTCCTGGGTCGCAGCGCGGCCAAGAGCAAGCACATGTCCGATGAAACCGCCAAGCTGATCGATGCCGAGGTCAAGCAGGTCATTGAGCGCAACTTCAACCGGGCCAAGCAGATCCTGAACGATAACATCGACATTCTGCATGCCATGAAGGACGCGCTGATGAAGTACGAGACCATCGACGCCCGCCAGATCGACGATCTGATGGCGCGCCGGGATGTCCGTCCGCCCGCCGACTGGAAGGATGAGCACGGTGACAAGCCCCAGGGGCCGACCGCCGGCACCGGTGACAAGCAGGAAGAGAGCGAAGACAAAAAAGCGACGTCTCCCGACCTGAACAAGCCCGGTGACGCCACCAGCAACTGA
- the yhbY gene encoding ribosome assembly RNA-binding protein YhbY produces the protein MTLNNKQRQYLKGLAHSLKPVVLLGQHGLTEGVLAEIDLALNHHELIKVKVAAEDRDVKKLIMDAIVRETGAVKVQTIGHILTIYRQSEQRKIILPRG, from the coding sequence ATGACCCTGAACAATAAGCAAAGACAATACCTCAAGGGACTGGCCCACAGCCTGAAGCCGGTGGTATTGCTTGGCCAGCATGGCCTGACCGAAGGCGTACTGGCCGAGATTGACCTGGCCCTGAACCACCACGAACTGATCAAGGTCAAGGTCGCCGCCGAAGACAGGGACGTCAAAAAGCTGATCATGGACGCCATTGTGCGCGAAACCGGCGCCGTCAAGGTACAGACCATTGGTCACATTCTGACTATCTACCGTCAGAGCGAGCAGAGAAAAATCATTCTGCCCAGGGGCTGA
- the greA gene encoding transcription elongation factor GreA produces the protein MKQTPMTIRGAQKLREELDHLKSVRRPQIIEAIAEAREHGDLKENAEYHAAREQQGFCEGRIQEIESKLSNAQVIDITRMPNNGKVIFGSTVTLFRVDDEREITYRIVGDDESDIKANLISVNSPIARGLIGKEEDDVAVVKTPSGDVEYEIIKVEYL, from the coding sequence ATGAAACAAACACCCATGACCATTCGCGGCGCGCAAAAGCTGCGTGAAGAGCTGGACCACCTCAAGTCGGTGCGTCGCCCCCAGATTATTGAAGCCATCGCCGAGGCCCGCGAGCACGGCGATCTGAAGGAAAACGCCGAGTATCATGCCGCCCGTGAGCAGCAGGGCTTTTGCGAAGGCCGCATTCAGGAAATCGAGTCCAAGCTGTCCAATGCCCAGGTCATCGACATCACTCGCATGCCCAACAATGGCAAGGTGATCTTCGGCTCCACCGTGACCCTGTTCCGCGTGGATGACGAGCGCGAAATCACCTACCGCATCGTGGGCGACGATGAGTCCGACATCAAGGCCAACCTGATTTCGGTCAATTCGCCCATCGCCCGGGGCCTGATCGGCAAGGAAGAAGACGATGTTGCCGTGGTCAAGACGCCCTCCGGTGACGTGGAATACGAAATCATCAAGGTCGAGTACCTGTAA